A genome region from Arachis duranensis cultivar V14167 chromosome 6, aradu.V14167.gnm2.J7QH, whole genome shotgun sequence includes the following:
- the LOC107493079 gene encoding transcription factor bHLH110, translated as MMVETKRSSSTLMESSNASKKSRPQSSRSSCQHLKIRKEKLGDRIAALQQLVAPFGKTDTASVLLEAIGYIKFLQSQVETLSVPYMKSSRNQISRGLIMRQGVSARDNIMNSEAKHEDLRSRGLCLVPMSCMAYIAGDDGGGCGAWQQPPNFGGPT; from the exons aTGATGGTAGAAACAAAAAGATCTTCAAGCACTTTGATGGAGTCATCAAATGCATCGAAGAAATCAAGACCCCAATCATCACGCTCTTCATGCCAACACCTTAAG attaGAAAGGAGAAATTAGGAGATAGGATTGCGGCTCTTCAGCAATTGGTGGCtccttttggcaag ACAGATACAGCATCCGTACTTCTAGAGGCAATTGGATACATTAAATTCCTTCAAAGCCAAGTGGag ACACTAAGTGTTCCATATATGAAGTCATCAAGGAACCAAATCAGCAGAGGACTCATAATGAGGCAAGGG GTTTCAGCAAGAGATAATATTATGAACTCGGAGGCAAAGCATGAAGACCTTAGAAGCCGAGGCCTCTGCCTTGTACCAATGTCGTGCATGGCATACATAGCCGGCGATGATGGTGGCGGTTGTGGAGCGTGGCAGCAACCGCCAAATTTTGGCGGCCCAACCTAA